A segment of the Tautonia rosea genome:
TTGACCATAGCCCGGCCTCGTCTCGACAGTACATCGGCTCGCCGAGCCTTGCGGTCTTGCCCGATGGGACGTATGTGGCCTCGCACGACTTCTTCGGGCCGGGAAGCTCGAAGGACGTGACGGTGGTCTTCGCATCGAAGGACCGAGGGGAATCGTGGGAGCAGATCGCTACGATTAAGGGGCAGTGGTGGTCGACCCTGTTCGTCCATCGCGACGCGCTCTACCTGATGGGGACCAGCCGGGAATACGGCGAAGGGGTCATCCGCCGCTCGACCGACGGCGGCACCACCTGGACCGAGCCGGTCGATTCCTCCTCGGGCCTGCTGTTGCCGGGGAAGAAGTACCATTGCGCCCCGGTCCCCGTCGTCGAGCACGACGGGCGGATCTGGCGGGCGATGGAAGACGCGGAAGGCCCCGGCGGTTGGGGCGTCCATTTCCGAGCCTTCATGATGTCGGCCCCGGTCGATGCCGACCTCCTGAACGCCGCAAGCTGGACCTCGACGAACCGGCTCGGCTCGGATCTCTCCTGGCTCGCGCCGGTGACCTTCGGCGGCTGGCTCGAAGGCAACGCGGTGGTGACCCCCGAGGGGGAGATGGTCGACATCCTCCGCGTCGACTCGAAGCCCGACCCCGGCTATGCCGCCGTCGTCCGGATCAGCGAGGACGGCCAAGCCGCCTCCTTCGACCCCGATTCCGACTTCATCCGCTTCCCCGGCGGCGCCAAGAAGTTCACGATCCGCTACGACCCGAAGACCGAGGCGTACTGGTCCCTGACCAACTGGGTCCCCCCGCGCTTCGACCTCGGCCAGCCGGGGCGGACTCGCAACACGCTGGCATTGATCGCCTCGACGAATCTGAAGGACTGGGAAATCCGCGCCGTCGTCTTGCATCACCCTGACGTGACGAAGCACGCGTTCCAGTATGTCGACTGGTTGTTCGAGGGGGACGACCTGATCGTCGTTTCCCGGACCGCCTTCGACGACGGTCTCGGCGGCGCCCACAACGCGCACGACGCCAATGTCATGACCTTCCACCGCATCGAAGGCTTCCGGACCCTCGACGGCATCCCCGACGACCTCGGTGACGATTGAGCGCCTGGCCAGCCGATCTCTCCTGGTCGTCTCCCCGCTCGAACCCCGAGCGCCACGGCTTTCGGGGCGTTGCCAGGTCGGGGACGTCTTGATCCTCCTGCTTCGATCTGCAGACGGTCAGGATTCGTCGGACCCGTTCGACAGGCCCGTCTGCCGGGACTCCAGACGCCAATTCCTCATTGAGCGATTCAACGGAATCCCCCTTCCGGATCTCAAGTTCCGGCAGATTCCCTTCGCAACGATTCCCTCGATCTTCTTCATCGTTCCGAGAGATTCGTCATGGAGCCTTCCGAACTCCCCCCCGGCGGCCCGACCCTGATCCAGCCCTCGGAACTCGTCGAGGAATTTCTCGTCATCGAGCGGAAATTCTCGGAGTGCGATCAGTTTCTCTCGATCGGCCTGGCCAATATCGCCGCCGTCGTGCCCGGCATCGAGGCAAACAAGGACAAGATCGCCCGAGCCTGCGCCATCTTCAAGGAACGGGGGGTGAACGTCGCCATCTTCCCCGAGTTCTCCCTCTCCGGCTATGTTTGGGACGACGAGCGAACCTGCCGACCTTACATCGAACAGTCAAGCATGGAAAATCACGTTGACTGGGTCGAACAGGTCATTCGTCCGCTGTTTGACGAGACCTTCGTGGCCGTGATCCTCAACGGCTTCCGCCACGGGTCGAAGGGTGGTCTGCTGAACTCGACCTTTGTCATTGATCGCGCGAGCGACTGGTTCGGCGGCAGTAACCGCTATGATAAGGTCTTCCTGCCCCCGATCGAGCGGAAGTACACCCGCACGGGGGAGCAAGACCGGCTCGACCTGCAAACCCCCTGGGGG
Coding sequences within it:
- a CDS encoding sialidase family protein encodes the protein MTPIAPLALLALLAPSDDPMPDLSNVPGVVIDHSPASSRQYIGSPSLAVLPDGTYVASHDFFGPGSSKDVTVVFASKDRGESWEQIATIKGQWWSTLFVHRDALYLMGTSREYGEGVIRRSTDGGTTWTEPVDSSSGLLLPGKKYHCAPVPVVEHDGRIWRAMEDAEGPGGWGVHFRAFMMSAPVDADLLNAASWTSTNRLGSDLSWLAPVTFGGWLEGNAVVTPEGEMVDILRVDSKPDPGYAAVVRISEDGQAASFDPDSDFIRFPGGAKKFTIRYDPKTEAYWSLTNWVPPRFDLGQPGRTRNTLALIASTNLKDWEIRAVVLHHPDVTKHAFQYVDWLFEGDDLIVVSRTAFDDGLGGAHNAHDANVMTFHRIEGFRTLDGIPDDLGDD
- a CDS encoding carbon-nitrogen hydrolase family protein; translation: MEPSELPPGGPTLIQPSELVEEFLVIERKFSECDQFLSIGLANIAAVVPGIEANKDKIARACAIFKERGVNVAIFPEFSLSGYVWDDERTCRPYIEQSSMENHVDWVEQVIRPLFDETFVAVILNGFRHGSKGGLLNSTFVIDRASDWFGGSNRYDKVFLPPIERKYTRTGEQDRLDLQTPWGLFGFTTCYDIMFSQLTQEYAVLDQVDAIIEVASWRSYARRDYPLMNVGTDTYYGDLWDMVLAAKAGIHQIWMIACNAVGVHGVSKAKFWGGSGLWAPSGLKLIQSSRFNEELLVIHNIDIKGQRQLEIDDFNYAMDFNAIYQPIHGKRAFTRIRTGE